A segment of the Fibrobacter succinogenes subsp. succinogenes S85 genome:
TACCATGTCGATGGCGGTTCCGTAGAACTGGACGGCAAGAACTTGCTCGAAATGGAAATCAACGAACGCGCCAACTCCGGTCTCTTCATCAGCACGCAGTACCCGACCGAAATCCCGGGCGTGAACAACGTCGAATTTTTGAAGATGGCGCTCAACAGCAAGCGAGCCTTCCTCGGCCAGCCCGAAATGAGCGACGAAGATTTCAAGAAGCTCTGCGAAGAAAAGATGGACTTGCTCGAAATGGACGAACGTTATCGTGAACGCGGCGTGAACGACGGCATGAGCGGTGGCGAAAAGAAGCGCAACGAAATCCTCCAGATGGCCATTCTCGATCCGAAGGTGAGCTTCCTCGACGAAACGGACTCCGGCCTCGATATTGACGCACTCCGCATCGTGGCAAACGGCATCAATCACATCATGTCGCCCGAAAAGGCCGTGATTCTCGTGACGCATTACCAGCGCTTGCTGGACTACATCAAGCCCACTTACGTTCACGTGCTCCGTCACGGCAAAATCATCTTGAGCGGCGGCCCGGAACTTGCCCTCAAGCTCGAAGATCAAGGCTACGACTGGATTGAAGAAGCCAAGTAAAGTCGAGGACGCATAATGAACGCTGAATTTATACAGAACTTGCCCACCGCGGAACAGGCGATAGCGCGCCTGCGTGAGCTCGGCATGCCCCGTCGCAATAACGAACTTTGGTCGTTCTTCCCGGTTGCCAAAATCCCAACACCGGAATTCATGGACACGGATTTTGCGGCAGCCCCAACGACTTTCCCGGCAGCAGCCCCGGCCAACCAAGAAACCGACTTTGCCGCCCTCCTCCCGATTGCAAATCAAGCCCGCCCCATGATTCGCGAAATCGTGCCCGGCGCAGCCGAAATGGCGATGCTCAAGTGCAACAACGACTTCGGTCACACAGTTCTTGACATCGGCAAAGGCGCCAAGGTGAGCCTCGAAATTCTCGACAACAAGGTCACTCACGACATCGCCGCCGAGCGTTTTGACATCAACGTCGGCGAAAATGCAGATGTCGAAATCTTCTTTGCAAACCCGGCCTGCGATTTGCCGCTCCGCTTTAGGCATTTCAACATCAACCAGGCCGCAGGTGCCAACGTCCGCTTTTCGAGCATCTGCAAGGATACAGCCATTGGCCGCGTCAGCGTCGAATGCCACCTCAAAGGCGAAGGCGCCAACTTCGATTACCGCAGCCTCCACGTTCTCGATGGCGAAGCCTCGCAGCACAGCCGCCTCACAATTTACCACGAAGCCCCGCGCACCACAAGCACACAGCTTGCCCGCAACTTGCTTTCTGGTTCTGCACGTGTGAGCTACGACGGAAGCGTCATCGTCGGTTACGACTGCACAGGCGTCAACTCGAGCCAGCTCGTGAATACAATCCTCTTGAGCGAAGATGCTAGCGTCTCCGTGAAGCCCGTCCTCAAGATTTATCACGATGACGTGGAATGCACGCACGGCAACACCGTCGGCGAACTCGATGCTGAACAGATGTTCTACCTCGTGAGCCGCGGCATCCCCAAAAAGGCTGCCCAGGAAATGCTCATGCGCTCCTTTGCTCAAGAGACGTTCCTCCCGCTCCCCGACAGCCCCGCGAAAAAGCGATTGATGGCGGAAATTTAGACGACAAATGCGTAAGGCGAATGAAGCAGGATTGCTTGCAAGCCTATTTCTGAGCCTAGCATTTGGTACTTGTACAAAGAACGCTCGCAAACTCGCTACAGACGAGAGACGAGAGAGCCTGTAAGATACAGACACAACTAAACGATAAAAAAGGCGACTTCGGTCGCCTTATTTTATTTTTAACAGATAAGATTTTTTATATTCTTCTATATGAAAAAATTTATCCTTATTATTGCATTGGGAGCATTGAACGCATTCGCTATCGATTGCCTTCGTTCCACCCTTGACATTTTCATCAAAGACTACCCAACATCCACTGAGCCTACAATATTGAATTACAAGAACTTTCTTGTAGATAGCATTTACTCCCAACAAGGATACTCTAGCCAACCCCAAAAGTACGAAAACTATAAGTATTACTATACAGGCTCTTACGTTGACAGTGCTAGGGTTTACACCAAGAAAAAAGGCTCTGACGATTGGGAAATCAAAGTCCAAGATCACGAGTCCCTTAACTATGGAGCTCTCGATGTCAAGATAACCATTACGCAAGAGGGAGATTTCAAAATAATCCGCAAAGAAGGCAAGGGCAATCCACCCATCATTGAATATGTGGTTTACGAAGATAAGGACTCCGTCTTCTTTGTCAAGTCTTATGTTGAAAAAAACGGGGAAAAAACCAACTCTTATCTCTACAATTACTATATAAGTAATGATACTTTATACCAATTCAACGATGGAAGGAATACATTCATCGTTCAAGACTCAACAAACGAAAGCAAATGCTACGAATACGGTTCATCAACCGAAAGTGATTTCCAAGTCTCTTACGAATACGAAATGAGAGGCGACACACTTACCGCCACCGAAAAAAAACACGGGGACAACCAAAGGACAATCACCATATTCCTTGTTCCCAGTGAAAAATACTCTAGCACCGTTTCTAGCCCCATTACTTCCGCAACACGACGCCTCAAATTGAATCCGGCAAAATCGCGAGACTTCGATTTGCTCGGCCGCCCCGCCAAGAACAAGCACATCGCTATTTTCAAGCATTAAAAAAATCCGCCGGACGTATCCGACGGATTTTTCCATTGCTGTGAGAACTCTCATTACCTTTCATTCCCGAAAGCGGCTTCAGCCGCGAATGAACTCAACAGCAATGGACCACACACCCCAAACATCCCAAACACCCTAATTTTTCCCTTCTTCCTTTTGTACCAGTGGGCTACCACCGGCACATTTATAAATGTATACGAGAAATCAAGGGCGCGCTAAAAATATTTTCAAAAGCAACATCCAAACAAGAAAGTTCC
Coding sequences within it:
- a CDS encoding SufB/SufD family protein, giving the protein MNAEFIQNLPTAEQAIARLRELGMPRRNNELWSFFPVAKIPTPEFMDTDFAAAPTTFPAAAPANQETDFAALLPIANQARPMIREIVPGAAEMAMLKCNNDFGHTVLDIGKGAKVSLEILDNKVTHDIAAERFDINVGENADVEIFFANPACDLPLRFRHFNINQAAGANVRFSSICKDTAIGRVSVECHLKGEGANFDYRSLHVLDGEASQHSRLTIYHEAPRTTSTQLARNLLSGSARVSYDGSVIVGYDCTGVNSSQLVNTILLSEDASVSVKPVLKIYHDDVECTHGNTVGELDAEQMFYLVSRGIPKKAAQEMLMRSFAQETFLPLPDSPAKKRLMAEI
- the sufC gene encoding Fe-S cluster assembly ATPase SufC — its product is MLSIKNLKASIEDGTQILKGINLEVKPGEVHAIMGPNGSGKSTLSKVIAGHPAYHVDGGSVELDGKNLLEMEINERANSGLFISTQYPTEIPGVNNVEFLKMALNSKRAFLGQPEMSDEDFKKLCEEKMDLLEMDERYRERGVNDGMSGGEKKRNEILQMAILDPKVSFLDETDSGLDIDALRIVANGINHIMSPEKAVILVTHYQRLLDYIKPTYVHVLRHGKIILSGGPELALKLEDQGYDWIEEAK